In Tursiops truncatus isolate mTurTru1 chromosome 19, mTurTru1.mat.Y, whole genome shotgun sequence, a genomic segment contains:
- the HRC gene encoding sarcoplasmic reticulum histidine-rich calcium-binding protein, whose translation MGHCGPWLHTFLLWAAVASLLLPTAVTQQLRGAGLGPSNWNDNAGASEPSEDASGKFGHPTHSHRGHGDENKDVSTESGHHFWGHGDHREEDEDVSRESQDHRYQGHTVGDENTSDEEEHTEHAQQARGHRSHGNEEADDSAEHGHHFPSHRSHGRQDEDEVVSSEHHHHIVRHVHRGHGEEEDEEEEEEDVSTEYGHQVHRHQDHGKEKDEDVSDEHPHHGPSHRHRGHEEEEDDDDDVSTEYIHQTHRSQGHGKEDNEDVSDEHHHHIPSHRHQGHRDKEDEDEDVSTEHWHQVPRHTHHGLGDNEEEITVKFSHHVASHQPQGHKSTKEEDFPEEHERAVHGHHHHGVPKEEDEDTSAKLGHQAPSHRQQSHRDKGTGHRGSIKEETNHQSPEYVGVKDRSHLRESDSEEEEEEKEEDHSSHEDDDEGSEEGGEGTHHGSLDQEDEEDKEEGHGLSLSQEEEEEEEEEEEERREERAEVWVPLSQDHQEEEDEEEGLEEDELPFTIIPNPLARREVSGGASSEEESGEDMDQQDAQEYGNYQPGSLCGYCSICNRCTECENCHCDEENMGEHCDQCQHCQFCYLCPLLCETVCTPGSYVDYFSSSLYQALADMLETPKP comes from the exons ATGGGCCACTGTGGGCCATGGCTGCACACTTTTCTCCTCTGGGCTGCAGTGGCCAGCCTGCTTCTCCCCACTGCCGTGACCCAGCAGCtgagaggggctgggctggggcccagcaaCTGGAACGACAATGCAGGAGCTTCGGAGCCCTCAGAGGACGCATCGGGCAAGTTTGGCCACCCCACGCACAGCCATAGAGGCCATGGAGATGAGAACAAGGATGTTTCCACGGAGAGTGGGCATCATTTCTGGGGCCACGGAGACCACAGAGAAGAGGATGAAGATGTCTCCAGAGAATCCCAAGACCATAGGTACCAAGGCCACACGGTGGGAGATGAGAACACCTCTGATGAGGAGGAACACACAGAGCATGCTCAGCAGGCCCGTGGGCACAGAAGCCATGGGAATGAAGAGGCGGATGATTCAGCTGAGCACGGGCACCACTTCCCCAGCCACAGGAGCCATGGCCGTCAAGATGAAGACGAAGTTGTGTCCAGTGAGCATCACCATCATATCGTCAGGCATGTACACCGAGGTCATGGAGAAGAGGAggatgaagaagaggaagaggaggatgtCTCCACTGAGTATGGACACCAGGTCCACAGACACCAAGACCACGGGAAGGAAAAGGATGAAGATGTCTCAGATGAACACCCCCATCATGGCCCCAGCCACAGACACCGAGgccatgaagaagaagaagatgatgatgatgatgtctcCACTGAGTACATACACCAGACCCACAGGAGTCAAGGCCATGGGAAGGAAGACAATGAAGATGTCTCAGATGAACACCACCATCATATCCCTAGCCACAGACATCAAGGCCACAGAGACAAGgaagatgaggatgaggatgTGTCCACTGAACACTGGCACCAGGTTCCCAGACATACCCACCATGGCCTTGGAGACAACGAGGAGGAGATCACAGTCAAGTTCAGCCACCATGTTGCAAGCCACCAGCCCCAAGGCCACAAGAGCACTAAGGAGGAGGACTTCCCAGAGGAACATGAAAGAGCAGTCCATGGCCATCACCACCACGGAGTCCCCAAGGAGGAAGATGAGGACACCTCTGCCAAGCTTGGCCACCAGGCTCCCAGCCACAGGCAGCAAAGCCACAGAGATAAAGGGACTGGCCACAGAGGGTCCATCAAAGAGGAGACTAACCACCAGTCCCCAGAATACGTGGGGGTAAAGGATAGAAGCCATTTAAGGGAGAGTGAttctgaggaggaagaggaagagaaggaagaggatcaCAGCTCccatgaagatgatgatgaaggttcagaggagggaggagaaggtaCCCACCATGGCAGCCTGGACCAGGAGGATGAGGAAGACAAGGAGGAAGGTCATGGCCTCAGCCtgagccaggaggaggaggaagaagaggaggaagaggaggaggagaggagggaagagagggctgAGGTTTGGGTCCCACTGAGCCAAGACCACCAGGAGGAAGAAGatgaggaggaggggctggaagaGGATGAGCTCCCCTTCACCATCATCCCCAACCCACTGGCCAGGAGGGAGGTGTCTGGAGGTGCCTCCAGTGAAGAGGAGAGTGGTGAGGACATGG ATCAGCAGGATGCCCAGGAGTATGGGAACTACCAGCCAGGGTCCCTGTGTGGCTACTGCTCCATCTGCAAT CGATGCACTGAATGTGAGAACTGTCACTGTGACGAGGAGAACATGGGAGAGCACTGCGACCAGTGCCAG cactgCCAGTTCTGCTACCTCTGCCCGCTGCTCTGCGAAACTGTCTGCACTCCGG GAAGCTACGTCGACTATTTCTCCTCGTCCCTGTACCA AGCCCTGGCAGACATGCTGGAAACTCCGAAACCCTAA